The genomic region CCGGCGCCGCCCTCCGACCCGACCAAGGTGGGCCTGCGGGCGCAGCGGCTGCAAGAACTGGAGGAGGAGTTCTACGCGCTGGTGCGGCCGGACGAGGTGTCGCGGGCTCTAGGGCTCTCGTCGCGTCTGGTGGATTTTGTCTACCAGTACTGGAAGCTGAAGAGGAAGAGCAACTTCAACAAGGCCCTGCTGGCACCCAAGGAAGATGAGGAGAACTTGGTTCTCCAGCCGCACCAGGATAGCATCCACACGCGAATGCGCATGTTCatgcacctgcgacaggacctggAGAGGGTCAGTGCCATTTTTGCCAACTTAACTCAATTGAAGGTGTTTTCAAAATGTGCTCAAGTGATGTGTTGTCGGTTTAGGTGAGGAACTTGTGCTACATGGTGAGCCGGCGGGAGAAGCTcaagctgctgcaaagcaaagccCAGGAGCAAATGTTCAACCTGCACGTCACCCTCATGAGCCAGGAGACCTCTGCTGGTGAGCCGCCCTTTGCTCAGAGTCTTTTTAGTCCCTTTCACACATCCACCGCTAATCTTTGGTGTTTCCAAAGGCCTTGCTGCATCCTTCCCGGTGGAGAGTGTTCTGTTCCGGCCTCCTCCGAGGATCACGCTGAAGCTGAAAATGCCCAAAGCCTCCAGCATGGGAAACTCCTACACCGCGTCCAAATCGGCCAACGGGCCTCTGTGTCCGGACAACAGCGAGAACGTGTCTGAGCGCGCCAGCGAGGGTCTGGGCCAAGGCAAGCCTCAGCTGCACGGGCACGCCCGGCGAGAGGAGCGTGCCAACGGTAGGGTGGCGGGGAAGCCTCTCGCGGGCAAGCCCATGGCGGGTAAGCCTCTGGCTGACAAGCCGCTGGCAGGGAAGCCGCTGTCGCTGCATTCCGCATTGCACGGCCACTCATCAAACGGCAAAGCAGAGCAAGAGCGCACCTCCAAAAATGGCCTCTTGATCGGGCAGAAAGACAGCTCGTGTCAGACACCCGGCGAGCCCGACATACCAAAGCAACCGCTGGACAAAGGTGCTTTTGGTAAGTCTGCCATGGAGCACTTTGGCAGGTCCTTCAAAGAGGCCACCATGAACTTGGTAAGGACCACTGAGGACATGCGGGCCTCGGACAAGCTCGCCCGCAAGGAAAAACTGTGGCCCAAGGCAGTGTCGGCCAACAACGCGCTCTTGTACCACGACAGCGACGGCTACTGCCCCGACCTGGAGCTCAGTGACTCGGAACCCGAGGCCAAGGGGAGACAGCGGCGCCAGGGCGGCCCACTCCTGCCGGATGTCACCCGGAGGGGGCGTGGTAGCAGCCAGAAGGGCGGCAGTGGGCGCGGGAGACAGTCGCTAGGCGCAACCTCACACTGCGTACAAAGGTGACGACAGACTGCCCGGCTGCACTCGTTGTGCGAAAATACGAGATTAGCGTGCTAACTGATTAGCACCACGTTTGTAAGTAGCACAACTTTTTACTGAACAGCTCACTACAATCCATTCCTCATCGCACAGCTGGATGTACAGTGTTCTGACCAATGGACCAAAAATTTCAAGACAAAATGAGAACACCCACCAGGActccagctgatgatgtcactaAGCCACACCCATCAAAATAACAGTGTTTTCCCTGCAGCCTGAATAAATGAATCATCAAAATGGCGGCAAAATGGCACCAAAGCAATACTTTCATATTAAAGCATTGTGAAAATTTCAGTCCGTTAACAAATCGGTGGGGGAGAACACTGTTAATAATAGCGGCcaaaaatgaacacatttttaatttctactatattttgttttctttatatAAACAAAAAAGTTGCCTTGAGAAAACTGTTGAACTATAAGTAGTTCATAAAATGGATAGAATTGTTGCCAAGATGTTAATGAGGATGTCAATCCAAATTTTTCTTTACAACGAATCACAGCATTTGgattcattttgtgtttttggaAGATGAAATCCActaatatttattcatcttggGAGGGAGCCATCTTGGCACTTGTAAGAAAATCACATTAAAAACGACTATTTtacagcaagtgacaaaatggccgccacctgAGCTGGATGAAAAATGGGGTGTATTTTGCTGCTAAATTCCAAAAGCACAATATCAATTGGATTATCATGTGTAGGTTTGTGGGGTCGTTTAAACAATTGCAAAGAAAATATTTGTGTTGAGTTCCTCTTCAATGTGTGTCGTCAACAAAGGACACTAAATTCTGTCGCATTTACtgccttcacttttttttcttttctcatccCTGATTTAATAAAGAAGCAAATCAAGACTGTCTTGTGCATGaaatactctttttttttttaatgtcttccATTTAAAGAGTAGGGGAATTTTGAAATTTTTAGAATAAACTTAAATGTAAATAGtgtaaaaaagatttaaaattgATTTAACTTAAAAAATTCCTGTTAGGATAAAACAATTATTTCATTATCTTAGTTTTGTATTGGTGTGAAATAAAGCGACAATTATGAGCAATACAATCGAGGTTGTGCTGATACACGGATATACCGATAGGGGGCAGTATTTACCACAGCTTAGATTAGAACCGAATTACACGCCTGCTACCTTAAAAAGTTATATTTAAGACTATTTAGAAAACTTGCATCAAACTTAACACACACCTAACATTTTTAATTCCCTCTGATTAACTCCAAATAAAGTTCAAATGTTCTAGTAGGCTACTTTTTGCCACTAAAGGGTTTTGAGGGGAAGTCAACAAATCCCATTTACTTGTAATATTATATGGTAATGTTAGCAGTAAATACATTTCATAACGAAATAACCTGTTGACTTGTCACAGGTCAAACGTTTGTTTTGAAACCCGTTCAGCAACTCCTTTTGTTAGTAACTGTGTACTTAGTGGCTATTCTAAGAGTCTCGAGAAGTCATAACCAGTTTTTTGGCATGTCGTCATAATGGACGCTGATCTTCAATGTCATGCCCGAGACAAATGTGAGTGATGGGAAAACTAAATATACTGGGATCTACAAACATTGTTTTCATTTACAGGAATGTGAAAGCGGCTTCTGATGCTACCTCCATACTTTAATTTATGATAGTTGAGCGAATGAAACTTGATTCAATAACAAAAGGCAGAAAACATGGATAACATATAAACAAGTGGTAGCATCAAAAATACTTTACAAAATAGCAATACCAAAATTAAAGTCCTTTCAGAATATTCTCAAGTTACATTaatgtctttgttgttttttaatttggcctTTATTGCATCAATTCTAAGAACAAAAGCACCGGAATGTCTGTCCACAACAAAGCTAGACTCAACCAAGTTAAAGGACACTTTGTTAATTTAGAGTTATTCTTTAATGAAAGGAATAAAGAGCATTTTTGCTAAGAGGGCTCCTCATAAAGACACTTTTAGCACGATAGCAGATCAAGGCCTAAACCGGGCGGGCCAATTAAATAGCAGGGGTGGATGTGGACTTCAGTGAATTCTGACAAGCAGACGTGCAGGTGCCGTGTTAAGCGCTGAAGACGCTGCAGCCAGACCCGAACAACCAACCAGCCATGGGAGCGGCTCTCTGCGCGACTACGGAGGTAATAGTACCAATTTGAGTGCTTAAAGTAGACATTGCTTACATATGGTCGCATTTTTAGTGTAGCAATTAAGCGTGTCCAAAAAGTTTGTAGTGAATGAAATGACAAAAAGGCGCACGAAAACAGGAATATATGGAAATTCCTATGGTCCCTGAAGTCAACACTCACTTTAGTAAAATTTTGTTACTTCATAttgctttttttaattgattcacTAAAATAGCACGCATGTCATCATAGTTTGCAAACGCCACTTTCAATAATAACTTTAATAAATTTAGCACGCTACGAAGAAATAGCAAGCCGTCATTGAGCGCTATAAGTCCGGCGTTTCCGGGTAGGTTCGCTTCGCGATGCGCAAGATACATGTGGTGCATTCAAATGCAGTCGGAAATTTATACACTTTCTATCCACCGatttttttctcactttttCGTTGTATATTAATTAATCTATATTAATTAATGATCTACTGTTATCCACGTCCTAAAGAGGAATATGAAGACATTGTGGAACCTCCAGTAAACAGCTGAGGCACTAACATGCCTTTATCACATTTAATCTATAATATTTCCTATGCGGATGTTTTTACATGGAGCCGAGAAGCGAGAGGCGTATGTCTCAAGTTCAGACTCAAGTTCGTATGGACAGCTGGATGAGTCACATGCCGCCAGCCCTGCAGGACATCCCGCTCAACCTCTTGGCCATCCCAGGTAGGCCACCTGCACACTCGAGTGTTCATCAGCCTTGACACACACACTTGGAGTGTTTTCCTTGTCTGTGCAGGTAGCCACAATGCAATCACGTACAACCTGGATAAGCAAGGTAAATCCGCCGTCGACCCGAGCCAGCCTGACTTGCTGAAGAAGGCGGACAAATACACCAGCGGCCTCATTCGACCTTTAATGCACAAGTGGTGTGAAACCCAGGTATGATCATCAGTGAAAACCACATTGAAGTGTCCCTCAGACTCCACAAGGGGGAGGAAATTCTACATTTATTTTCCTGTAAtgcattttttaatgtattgCAGAATCTCACGGTGACACAACAGCTGAACAGCGGAATCCGCTATTGCGACCTACGAATCGCGCACAGGCCCAAGGACAAGTCGTCCAACCTCTACTTCTACCACGGCTTATACAGCAAAAATACAGTGGAGGTACGACAACTACCAGGCAGGCACGTGGCATAACAGCTGaccgctttcattttttttgctccttgAAAGTGGTCTCATTTGCTATTTGTGGCGTAGTAAACAAAAACTGTTCTCTGGACAGGCGGTTCTGCTCGAGATCCGCAAGTGGTTGGACAACCACCCAAACGAGGTGGTCATCCTGTCCTTCAGCCACTTTCTGGACATCGACAACAACCGACACATCCGGCTGGTCAACACCATCCGAAAAATCTTCTCAGGCAAACTCTGTCCCAGAACGGTACTCCATTGATATCTATTCAGTTATGGGTTTAGCTTTTGAAGTCAAAGAGAAAACTGCTCTTGTCACGGTTTTGCATTTCAGGAAATGCCAACACTTCGGAAGATGTGGCGGTCTGGCCTACAGGTGATCGTGTCGTACGAAGAGTCCACCATCGTTACCCACAATGCTGACTTTTGGCCACACATTCCGTACTGGTGGGCCAACAAGGTCAAGGCACGGGACCTGATCAAGAGCTTAGAGAAGCACAAGAGCGGTGGCAGACCGAGTAAGTGCCACAGAACCCACCGACAAGTGGACATTAGTTACACATGACTTTTTTCTATCCCTCCACTGTTGACCACTAGACGGCAGtatatacatttgaaaaaagtaCAGTACATACTTAAGCACAGCCTAAGTTCTAAAGTTGCTGAATACgatttttccaaaaatttgTTTCAGGAGGTTTTTTTGTCGCTGGGATCAACTTGACAGTAGACCTGCCGTACATCACCAAGCATCTGCACAAATCTCTGAAAGACCTGGTGAAGGCCTCCAACCCAGCGGTGCTTGCCTGGCTCAAGCAGCAGCGCCCTGGCAACCATCCGCGCGGGATCAACATCGTGGCGGCGGATTTTGTCGGCGACGGCCATTTTGCGCAAACCGTCGTGTTGCTTAACCGCAAACTACTGAATTAGGAGCACTCGTCGGAGCACTTTACAGGcctcaaagaacaaaacaaaaactgtgtcccgcacacactaaataaatagaataaaataaagcCGATCCGCCAACCAGGTTgagaaaaaagggaaaagtttttattttgtaagaATATTGTAAGTGAAAAAATATTTGCTTGTATGACTGGTTTAAGGGACTGCAATGTGattaaaattgtattttacAGGGGTGCAAAAATTAGACATACCGCTGGAATatttaatttgtatttgttCTGTTTTACCGTTTGAGGACACGTTATGGCCTTCGGTATAATCAACAGGCTAAAACCACATAAGCACCACTAGAGGGTGCTAAGGTTCCTAACATAGGTGGCCAAACGTGCCTAAAATCACAAACCACTAGAGGGTGCTAAAACTACAAAAACCGTCGAAAATGCTTCGTATTTGTTTTTTACAAAACAATCATTTAGTGTATTCCACGTGGATTAATATACACGgtggaaaattattttaaaaatgattcaaGACTTACCTGTTGATACTTTGCGGGGCTTTGCGTTGGCTCATCTTGACATTCAGGACGGCAATTCTGTGACATCATCTTGAAAGACTTGATGTCATTTAAAAGCTGTGTGACAGGAAGTGTCATTTACTTGGCTCATTCCACTAAAAATATAATGCCTAACTGCGAATATGTGGTTGTATTCCAATTTATAATTCGTATTCAGGAAACATTCTAATATGCAACTCCTTTAGTGCAGCATTACAAGTGCTTGAAAATTGTGGATTATGTGATTTCCAATTTGCTCTTTTGACGTAAtatttgccgttttctctgatgCCTTAAGAGTTTGTGTTCCCTCTTCAGAGAAACCCAGCTGCGGTCGAAAGTCAAACATGAGGCCTGGTTGAGTTGGGTCAATGAGGCttatttttgttattaaaaTTGGTAGCCATTTTGAACCTAAACGCATTTGACTCAAATACAATTCACAAGTGCACTACAgtacttttttaaatttaagtaTCTGCACTTATATTTGAAAGCAGAAcgtagacttttttttaaatttaccttCACTTTGGAAGTCAATATTACAAATTGCAAGCACGGTCCACAAGTGCTACAACCTTACCGCTTCGTGTTCATATTGCTTCTGTCAAGTGCGCATGCGTAGCCCGGCCAGGAAGTAAACCTGTCACCCGCATCAAACACCGGACTGTCCTGTCAAACACGAACCCGGAACGAGAATGCTTATTTCGTGAGGACAACGATGCCATGGTGACTCGACCAGTTTCCAACCATCAACGACAAGCAGACAGACTAAAACCGCGGACCTACTTCGCTTTATTTTACCTGGATGATCCCAATGTCCactaccacttcctgtttaccctcTGACCCTGATTCTTAAAGGCGCAGGATGAGATAATCGAAAGCGATCGATTCATCCAGCGTGAAATGTGGGGGAGGTTGTCCTCACCGACACGGTCCGTGTCCAGCGACGTTGACGAGACCCCCGACATGGATCACTGGTGCGAAGACTGGATGTCCAATTTACCGAAGGAGCTGTTGGACGTCCCGTTGACCCACTTGGCACTACCAGGTACTGTGTCTTTAATTAGAAATCTCTCTTCATCAATGACAACAATTAGGACATTGAGTCATGTATTGTCCTGAAATAACGTCAGTATAACTTAAAACGCATgagttaaaaatattttggagtAATAACCCAAAACATTAGGCACAACATGTTGTAATACTACAGTTATACAATATTACTTCCCGTTTGGACCTAATTAatttatgca from Syngnathus scovelli strain Florida chromosome 10, RoL_Ssco_1.2, whole genome shotgun sequence harbors:
- the jade3 gene encoding protein Jade-3, translating into MKRLRTSSSSDTSDNESPSTSFCSNKYGSKPGTPASDPKKPAEVFRKDLISAMKLPDSHHVPPEEYYLLADTWKQEWEKGVQVLASPDTIPQASVRIIAEKSKEILYGHQKKYIQCSGQDPVEPGYVNIKELAEAMCRYDLDDVDIYWLHTLNTQLLCMGEEPVDELTMERAMEALEGQCHDNMRHAIETVEGLGIEYDEDVVCDVCRSPDSEEGNDMVFCDKCNICVHQACYGIVKVPVGNWLCRTCVLGIDPQCLLCPKKGGAMKATRAGTKWAHVSCALWIPEVSIACPERMEPITKVSHIPPSRWSLICSVCKIKTGACIQCSVKNCTTPFHVTCAFEHSLEMKTILDEGDEVKFKSYCLKHSKPKAAGEVGLSPARAKPPAPPSDPTKVGLRAQRLQELEEEFYALVRPDEVSRALGLSSRLVDFVYQYWKLKRKSNFNKALLAPKEDEENLVLQPHQDSIHTRMRMFMHLRQDLERVRNLCYMVSRREKLKLLQSKAQEQMFNLHVTLMSQETSAGLAASFPVESVLFRPPPRITLKLKMPKASSMGNSYTASKSANGPLCPDNSENVSERASEGLGQGKPQLHGHARREERANGRVAGKPLAGKPMAGKPLADKPLAGKPLSLHSALHGHSSNGKAEQERTSKNGLLIGQKDSSCQTPGEPDIPKQPLDKGAFGKSAMEHFGRSFKEATMNLVRTTEDMRASDKLARKEKLWPKAVSANNALLYHDSDGYCPDLELSDSEPEAKGRQRRQGGPLLPDVTRRGRGSSQKGGSGRGRQSLGATSHCVQR
- the LOC125967816 gene encoding PI-PLC X domain-containing protein 1 isoform X2, producing MGAALCATTEPRSERRMSQVQTQVRMDSWMSHMPPALQDIPLNLLAIPGSHNAITYNLDKQGKSAVDPSQPDLLKKADKYTSGLIRPLMHKWCETQNLTVTQQLNSGIRYCDLRIAHRPKDKSSNLYFYHGLYSKNTVEAVLLEIRKWLDNHPNEVVILSFSHFLDIDNNRHIRLVNTIRKIFSGKLCPRTEMPTLRKMWRSGLQVIVSYEESTIVTHNADFWPHIPYWWANKVKARDLIKSLEKHKSGGRPRGFFVAGINLTVDLPYITKHLHKSLKDLVKASNPAVLAWLKQQRPGNHPRGINIVAADFVGDGHFAQTVVLLNRKLLN
- the LOC125967816 gene encoding PI-PLC X domain-containing protein 1 isoform X1, with the protein product MGAALCATTEVMEPRSERRMSQVQTQVRMDSWMSHMPPALQDIPLNLLAIPGSHNAITYNLDKQGKSAVDPSQPDLLKKADKYTSGLIRPLMHKWCETQNLTVTQQLNSGIRYCDLRIAHRPKDKSSNLYFYHGLYSKNTVEAVLLEIRKWLDNHPNEVVILSFSHFLDIDNNRHIRLVNTIRKIFSGKLCPRTEMPTLRKMWRSGLQVIVSYEESTIVTHNADFWPHIPYWWANKVKARDLIKSLEKHKSGGRPRGFFVAGINLTVDLPYITKHLHKSLKDLVKASNPAVLAWLKQQRPGNHPRGINIVAADFVGDGHFAQTVVLLNRKLLN